GGTAAACTTGTTCATAATTGGTTAGCTTAAATTAACAGGACCTAATATTGGTTGTAAGTCTTTAATGCTTTCAGGCCATTCATCCTCCCACGGATAAATACCCTTTACTGTAGGATAAATGCATTGTAACAAGGGAAACTCATCTCCTTTATAATATCGCTGGGCCTGGCCCACATAATTATCATAATTTGATTTTTCTACTTCGGTTATATAGCATTTAAAATTATCCAATATATCGGCATCAAACGTCGACGGTCTAAAAGTCTTCCCATCTTTGATATCATATGCCATATTATTTATAAGCGTGTGGGACAATTCCTGTTTTAGCCCAATTATAATGATCTCAGGGTGCTGATAACTTTCAAATAATCCGATAGAGTAACTAAATCCAGGCCCGGTTTCGTCTTCCATTACATACATTACTTGTAGGCCAAACTTTGCTATGTCGTTTTGTAGTTTTGTATTAAGTTGTTCCCGGTTAGTCATTTATATTCTGTATCTGTTCCATGGCTTTATGACGATGGGTTACAACCCCATCTCTATATTGTATTACATCTTCGCTGCTTTCTTCGCCTTCACCACTTTCTCCTTCTTCACTTTTCCCTCTGTCTCAATAGGATGATCAACTTTGGTTACGGATACATCCACTTTAGCCGGTTTTGCTTTCACACTAACCAGCGGTGTTTTCGCAGCCGATGTTTTTACAAACTCGCCCCAGGTAAGGTTATCTAAACCACCTTTTTGTTTCTTGGCGCGTTCAATGGCGTAATCAGCAGCAGTTTCAACCACCCATTCAAAGTTTTCCTGGCCTACGCTTGTAACTTCGGCATCGGGGGCCGGATTACAAAAGTCGATAGCGTAGGGAATGCCATCGCGAATAGCAAACTCCACAGTATTAAAATCGTAACCTAAAAACTGGTTCAGTTTTATCACGTAATCTTTAACGGTATCCAAAAGCTTTTTGGCTGCCGGGGCCTTGCCGTGCTCGTAACGCAGGTGATGCGGGTTGCGCGGCTCGTACTGCATAATGCGTACGTGCTTGCCGCCAATGCAGTAACAGCGAAAGTAGTCGTCAAAAACAACCTCTTCCTGCAGCATCATTACATATTGTTTGGTTTTGTTGTATTTATCAAAAAAATCTTCTTTATCCTCCAGCTTATAAACCTCTTTCCAGCCGCCGCCATCAAAGGGCTTCATATAGGCCGGGAAGCCAACGTAGTTGAAAATGCCATCCCAATCCAACGGGTAAGCAAGGTTGCGGAACGATTTGTCGGTAGTATCATCGGGCAACTCTTTTGAGGGTAGTATCACCGTTTTAGGCACCGGTACCCCAATTTTTACAGCCAGCGCATTGTTGAAAAACTTCTCATCGGCGCTCCACCAAAAAGGGTTGTTAATAACGGCTGTGCCACAAATGGCCGCGTTTTTTAACGCCGCCCGATAAAAAGGAACATCCTGCGAAATGCGGTCGATAATAACAGCATAATCCAATGGCTCGGCCTGCATCACCTTATCAATGCGTACAAATTCCGCCGATATGTTTTTCTCTGCCTTCTGGTTTATCCTATCCACAAAAGCTTGTGGGAACGAATTTTCCTGTCCGA
The genomic region above belongs to Mucilaginibacter sp. KACC 22773 and contains:
- a CDS encoding DUF4262 domain-containing protein, producing the protein MTNREQLNTKLQNDIAKFGLQVMYVMEDETGPGFSYSIGLFESYQHPEIIIIGLKQELSHTLINNMAYDIKDGKTFRPSTFDADILDNFKCYITEVEKSNYDNYVGQAQRYYKGDEFPLLQCIYPTVKGIYPWEDEWPESIKDLQPILGPVNLS
- a CDS encoding ATP-grasp domain-containing protein, with product MKKIGILFGQENSFPQAFVDRINQKAEKNISAEFVRIDKVMQAEPLDYAVIIDRISQDVPFYRAALKNAAICGTAVINNPFWWSADEKFFNNALAVKIGVPVPKTVILPSKELPDDTTDKSFRNLAYPLDWDGIFNYVGFPAYMKPFDGGGWKEVYKLEDKEDFFDKYNKTKQYVMMLQEEVVFDDYFRCYCIGGKHVRIMQYEPRNPHHLRYEHGKAPAAKKLLDTVKDYVIKLNQFLGYDFNTVEFAIRDGIPYAIDFCNPAPDAEVTSVGQENFEWVVETAADYAIERAKKQKGGLDNLTWGEFVKTSAAKTPLVSVKAKPAKVDVSVTKVDHPIETEGKVKKEKVVKAKKAAKM